A region from the Actinoplanes sp. OR16 genome encodes:
- a CDS encoding protein kinase: MSSSPPLVVADRYRLVAPLGQGGMGRVWRATDVVLHRDVAIKELVPPPGLTPAERQEMRERSLREARAIARLNNINVVRVFDVLRTDADPWIVMEYVASRSLQDTLAQDGPFDSVRAAEIGLGVLNALRAAHRAGVVHRDVKPGNVLIGNDGRVVLTDFGLATVPGDPNVTRTGLVLGSPAYIAPERARDGTAGAAADLWSLGATLFAAVEGQSPFARPSAIATLAALATENVPPARNAGQLKPVLNGLLRKDPAHRINAEEAERLLARAAGRRSKIAFPMSPTMRRPGVGRERPSLPSGPGGPPVLPGSGWATGSAPVVPTPRPPVTPAPQGQQYGQVPGQPPQGQPGRGQQPQGQPGRGQQPQGQPVRGQQQGQQPQGQPGRGQQPQGQPGRGQQPQGQPGFGQQGQPQQGQPQHGQPPHGQPPQGRPPVFVPGKAPVGGPPPSDAPRGPQPPRGPQQPPRGVQPGAPKPLDATRIDTPPVTDSSSPGTGYAPPAAPRRPAGPPTSPVSPARVGFTAADVVANRRKQAAPEHERSLAAATGAYPIVPAPEESAQATTVMPAGGIPGQQSASAKPSAPTKPVPAQPSAPTTAPVEVQPSTAEAPPADGAVSAAAAKIAFPVQKPVESAEADGASENADEQNAGKETTGKETTGKETTGKEGSGEGDSAATSTSEAAATGTTKDEAPESDAAETASPEQNGTAQDGTVQNGTVQDGTAQDRSERDTPEQSGTEKQSEPEADQPEVEAADSTGSERSKDSKVSEDSKISEPATVDSPAAEVKAAEVKAAEVKPAEVKAAEVKAAEVEAAVVEAAVVEAAHDSANQDESVAGGAEDKTSVQKSEDKTSVLVGGMKPADPDKTSVVSADKLPDADKTSVMGAGKGVDADKTSVMGAGKGLAADKTSVVSADKSPDADKTSVMGAGKGADADKTSVVSAGKDPDRTSIVAPLSPPGPRRGPSTPVADSETRVVGNFGGAPGFERPSRPAWTPMPMRPTERRGITVFGTTLTHRQAAIGLGIVLTFLLLIVIIAVQAFGEDAKSANGATPAGNGAAATGKPATGDSAAPAKGQTSKPAASSPATAASPSVAPSSAGAGGVPSGWRTYNGSGFSVPLPKGASVSGGGSETKVNYNNRLMLINKIDQDLDDPVEYLEQQSTSHYRSYNNLGISEVDYNGDAADWNFTYTTNSGGNPQRVVKRVFEVEDTTWTIAWYTSPEDWDAAKADLDAIFQGFKAR; the protein is encoded by the coding sequence ATGTCTTCTTCTCCCCCACTCGTTGTCGCTGATCGGTACCGGCTCGTTGCGCCGCTCGGTCAGGGCGGGATGGGGCGTGTCTGGCGGGCGACGGACGTCGTCCTGCACCGGGACGTGGCCATCAAGGAGCTCGTCCCGCCGCCCGGACTCACCCCGGCCGAGCGGCAGGAGATGCGCGAGCGCTCACTGCGTGAGGCACGCGCCATCGCCAGGCTCAACAACATCAACGTGGTGCGCGTCTTCGACGTGCTGCGGACCGACGCGGACCCGTGGATCGTCATGGAGTACGTCGCATCCCGCTCACTCCAGGACACCCTCGCGCAGGACGGGCCGTTCGACTCGGTCCGGGCCGCCGAGATCGGCCTGGGCGTGCTCAACGCGCTGCGCGCCGCGCACCGGGCCGGCGTCGTGCACCGCGACGTCAAGCCGGGCAACGTGCTGATCGGCAACGACGGGCGGGTCGTGCTGACCGATTTCGGTCTGGCGACGGTCCCCGGCGACCCGAACGTGACCCGCACCGGGCTGGTGCTGGGCTCCCCGGCGTACATCGCACCCGAGCGCGCCCGTGACGGCACAGCCGGCGCCGCGGCCGACCTCTGGTCGCTGGGCGCCACCCTCTTCGCCGCGGTGGAGGGGCAGTCGCCGTTCGCGCGGCCGTCCGCCATCGCCACGCTCGCCGCGCTGGCGACCGAGAACGTCCCGCCGGCGCGCAACGCGGGACAACTCAAGCCGGTGCTCAACGGGCTGCTGCGCAAGGACCCCGCCCACCGCATCAACGCGGAGGAGGCCGAACGCCTGCTGGCCCGGGCCGCCGGGCGGCGTTCCAAGATCGCGTTCCCGATGAGCCCGACCATGCGCCGCCCCGGTGTCGGCCGTGAGCGCCCGTCGCTGCCGAGCGGTCCCGGCGGTCCGCCGGTGCTGCCCGGTTCCGGCTGGGCGACCGGTTCCGCGCCGGTTGTGCCGACACCCCGCCCGCCGGTCACCCCGGCGCCGCAGGGCCAGCAGTACGGACAGGTTCCCGGCCAGCCGCCGCAGGGTCAGCCCGGTCGTGGACAGCAGCCGCAGGGTCAGCCCGGTCGTGGGCAGCAGCCGCAGGGCCAGCCGGTTCGTGGTCAGCAGCAGGGTCAGCAGCCGCAGGGTCAGCCGGGTCGTGGGCAGCAGCCCCAAGGTCAGCCTGGTCGTGGGCAGCAGCCGCAGGGTCAGCCCGGTTTCGGTCAGCAGGGGCAGCCGCAGCAGGGGCAGCCGCAGCATGGGCAGCCGCCGCATGGTCAGCCGCCTCAGGGCCGGCCGCCGGTTTTCGTGCCCGGCAAGGCGCCCGTCGGTGGTCCGCCGCCGTCGGACGCTCCGCGCGGCCCGCAGCCGCCTCGTGGTCCGCAGCAGCCGCCGCGTGGAGTGCAGCCGGGTGCGCCGAAGCCGCTCGACGCCACACGCATCGATACGCCGCCGGTCACTGATTCTTCTTCTCCGGGTACGGGCTACGCCCCACCCGCCGCGCCACGCCGCCCCGCCGGTCCGCCCACGTCGCCGGTGAGCCCGGCCCGGGTCGGGTTCACGGCCGCCGACGTCGTGGCCAACCGGCGCAAGCAGGCAGCGCCGGAACACGAGCGTTCCCTGGCGGCGGCGACCGGCGCCTACCCGATCGTCCCGGCGCCGGAGGAGTCCGCCCAGGCCACCACGGTGATGCCGGCCGGCGGTATCCCCGGCCAGCAGTCGGCCTCCGCCAAACCGTCCGCGCCCACCAAGCCGGTCCCCGCCCAGCCGTCCGCGCCCACCACCGCGCCGGTCGAGGTGCAACCGTCCACTGCGGAGGCTCCCCCGGCTGACGGCGCTGTGTCCGCCGCTGCGGCGAAGATCGCCTTCCCGGTGCAGAAGCCGGTGGAGTCCGCCGAGGCCGATGGCGCTTCCGAGAACGCCGACGAGCAGAACGCCGGCAAGGAGACCACCGGCAAGGAGACCACCGGCAAGGAGACCACCGGCAAGGAGGGCTCCGGCGAGGGTGACTCCGCTGCGACCTCTACGAGTGAGGCCGCAGCCACCGGCACGACCAAGGACGAAGCGCCCGAATCGGACGCGGCCGAGACTGCATCGCCTGAGCAGAACGGCACCGCGCAGGACGGGACCGTGCAGAACGGGACCGTGCAGGACGGGACCGCGCAAGACAGGTCCGAGCGGGACACGCCCGAGCAGAGCGGGACCGAGAAGCAGAGCGAGCCCGAGGCCGACCAGCCCGAGGTCGAAGCTGCGGATTCCACTGGCTCCGAGCGCTCCAAGGACTCCAAGGTCTCCGAGGATTCCAAGATCTCCGAACCTGCGACCGTCGATTCTCCAGCAGCCGAGGTCAAGGCAGCCGAGGTTAAGGCAGCTGAGGTCAAGCCAGCTGAGGTCAAGGCAGCCGAGGTCAAGGCTGCTGAAGTCGAGGCCGCCGTGGTCGAGGCCGCCGTGGTCGAAGCCGCCCATGACTCGGCAAATCAGGACGAATCCGTCGCGGGTGGGGCGGAGGACAAGACCTCCGTTCAGAAGAGCGAGGACAAGACGTCGGTCCTGGTCGGAGGGATGAAGCCGGCCGACCCCGACAAGACCTCGGTCGTCAGCGCGGACAAGTTGCCGGACGCGGACAAGACGTCGGTCATGGGCGCGGGCAAGGGCGTGGACGCCGACAAGACGTCGGTCATGGGCGCGGGCAAGGGCCTGGCCGCCGACAAGACGTCGGTCGTCAGCGCGGACAAGTCGCCGGATGCGGACAAGACGTCGGTCATGGGCGCGGGCAAGGGCGCGGACGCCGACAAGACGTCGGTCGTGAGTGCGGGCAAGGACCCGGACAGGACGTCGATCGTCGCTCCGCTGTCGCCGCCCGGGCCGAGGCGTGGGCCGAGCACTCCGGTGGCCGACTCGGAGACGCGGGTCGTCGGGAACTTCGGTGGCGCGCCCGGTTTCGAGCGGCCCAGCCGGCCGGCGTGGACGCCGATGCCGATGCGGCCGACGGAGCGGCGTGGCATCACCGTCTTCGGCACGACGCTCACGCACCGGCAGGCTGCGATCGGCCTCGGGATCGTGCTCACGTTCCTGCTGCTCATCGTCATCATCGCGGTGCAGGCGTTCGGCGAGGACGCGAAGAGCGCGAACGGCGCGACGCCGGCGGGCAACGGCGCTGCCGCGACCGGGAAGCCGGCGACGGGCGATAGTGCCGCCCCGGCCAAGGGGCAGACGTCGAAGCCTGCGGCGAGCAGCCCGGCCACCGCGGCCAGTCCCAGCGTGGCGCCGAGTTCGGCGGGTGCCGGCGGCGTGCCGAGCGGCTGGCGTACGTACAACGGCTCTGGTTTCAGCGTCCCTCTCCCGAAGGGCGCCTCGGTGTCCGGGGGCGGGAGCGAGACCAAGGTCAACTACAACAACCGCCTGATGCTGATCAACAAGATCGACCAGGATCTCGACGACCCGGTCGAATACCTGGAGCAGCAGAGCACCAGCCACTACCGGAGCTACAACAACCTCGGCATCTCCGAGGTCGACTACAACGGTGACGCGGCCGACTGGAACTTCACCTACACCACGAACAGCGGCGGCAACCCGCAGCGCGTGGTGAAGCGGGTCTTCGAGGTCGAGGACACCACGTGGACGATCGCGTGGTACACCTCGCCGGAGGACTGGGACGCCGCGAAGGCCGACCTCGACGCGATCTTCCAGGGATTCAAGGCGCGCTGA